The Sulfurimonas sp. genome includes the window GTTGCTTTTAGATCTGACAAAAGAGCTTTACACGACCTACTAGCTAGTACTGTTGTTATTTACGATGAAGAATCAAACAGCTAAATATAAACTTCCTTTAGCTACTATTTACAAATTATTATTACTAAACTACTTTCAAAGGGAGAATTATGCAAGCTAAATACTTACCAACAAGAGAGGGACTTTATGACCCAGAATTTGAGCATGACGCTTGTGGCGTTGGTTTTGTAGCGCATTTAAAGGGAAAAACATCTCATGACATTGTAAAAAAAGGTCTTACACTTTTAGCAAACCTCGAGCATCGTGGAGCTGTTGGTGCTGAGAAAAACTCTGGAGATGGTGCAGGTATTTTAACTCAGATGCCAGATAAATTTTTACGAAGAGTTTTAAAAGAAAAAGATATTGACTTACCAGAGTTTTCTCACTACGCTGTAGGTGTCGTATTTTTACCAAAAGATCCAGAAGCTTATGCAGAGTGTAAAGCGATTGTTGAAGATTGTATAGAAGACCTTGGTCAAGAGTTTTTAGGCTGGAGAAGAGTTCCAACGGTTAATGAATCTTTAGGCGAAACTGTTAAAGTTATTGAACCTTACATACATCAAGTTATCGTAAAAAGAAATCCTGATTTAGAAGATGCAGAAGCTTTTGAGCGTAAACTTTTTGTTATCAGAAAATACACTCAATCAAAAATAACATCTTCACAAGTTCGTGGTACAGAATATTTTTATATGCCTTCTATGTCTTATAAAACTATCTCATATAAAGGGCAGCTAATTACAGAGCAACTTCCTTTATATTTTCCAGATTTAAATGAGAGTGATTATGAATCAGCGATAGCTTTAGTTCATAGTCGTTTTTCAACAAATACTTTCCCATCTTGGCCTCTTGCTCAACCATTTAGATATATCGCTCACAATGGAGAGATAAATACTCTTCGTGGAAACATAAACTGGATGAGAGCAAGACAATCAATGTTAAAATCAAAGCTATTTAGTGATGATGAACTTGATAAAATCTACCCTTACCTTATAAATGAAGCAAAAGGTTCTGACTCATCTGTTTTAGATAATGTTATAGAACTTTTAACTCTAGCTGGTCGCCCCCTTCCTCATGTAATGATGATGATGATTCCTGAAGCATGGAGAAGTCAAGAGATGGATGAATCTCGTCGTGCTTTTTATGAGTACCACGCTACATTTATGGAACCTTGGGATGGACCTGCATCTGTTGCTTTTACAGATGGAAAAGTTATCGGTGCAACTTTAGATAGAAATGGTCTTCGTCCGTCAAGATACTTCCTTACAAAAGACGATATTTTAGTAATGGCATCTGAACAAGGTGCTTTGGAATTTCCTTCTGAAGATATTGTTTTAAAAGGAAGACTACAACCAGGTAAAATGTTTTTAGCAGACTTAGAAAAAGGTGAGATTATTAGTGATGATGATATTAAAGCAAAAATCACAACTTCACACGACTATGCAAAATGGATAGAAAAACAAAAAATTAACCTTGATGATTTAACACTAAACAAAGATGTAAAACAACCAAATCATAAAACTATACTCGTTCGTCAAAAATGTTTTGGTTACACGCAAGAAGATTTAAAAATTCTTTTAGCACCAATGGCAAATACTGCTTATGAAGCAACAGGTTCGATGGGAAATGACGCTTCGCTTTCTGTTTTATCAAATGCTTCTACAAATCTTTACAACTACTTTCATCAGTTGTTTGCTCAGGTTACAAACCCTCCAATCGATCCGATTCGAGAAGAGTCAGTTATGTCACTTATCTCATATATTGGACCACAAGGAAATCTTTTTCAAGAAGTTGATGAAGATAGAAAGTTTATCAAACTACAATCTCCAATACTTACAAATGAGCAGTTTGAAAAACTAAGCGGAATTAATGAGTTTAACTTTAGTGCAAAAACTATAAGTATTCTTTTTGATTCAACAAAAAGTGATTCTTTAAAAAGAGCCTTAAATAGTGTTTTAGAACAAGCTAGTGATGCTGTAAAAGCTGGGCATGAAGTTATTATACTCTCAACAAGAGGTACAAACAAAACTAAAGCAGCTATTCCATCTCTTTTAGCTGTTAGTGCCGTGCACCATGCTCTTGTAGATGAAGGTCTTAGAACAAACTGTGGTTTAGTTATAGAAACGGGTGAAGCAAGAGAGATTCATCATTTTGCAACTCTTATTGGTTATGGTGCAAATGCTATTAATCCTTACTTGGCTTTTGAAACTATCGAAGATATGCGAAAAAGAAAAATGATTGACAAAGGTATCACTCCAAAAATGGCAGAAGCAAACTATATAACTGCTATTGGAAAGGGCATCTATAAGATTATGTCTAAAATGGGAATTTCAACTATTCGTTCATACACAGGTGCGCAAATATTTGAAGCAGTTGGTCTTTCTCAAAACTTAGTAGATAACTACTTTAAAGGAACTCCAACAAGATTAGATGGGATAGACATAGATACTATACAAGAAGAAACACTACTTTGCCACAAAATCGCTTATCCAAAAGAGATTATAGAATCAAATGACTTACCTTATGGTGGTCACTATGCGTATAGACAGAGAGGAGAAAATCACCTTTTTACTCCTGAAACTATTTTTCTACTTCAAGACTCTACAAAAAATAATGACTATGAAACTTACAAAAAATATGCAAAACTTATAAATGACCCTCAAGAAGGTTATATTAGTCTTCGTTCACTTCTTGATTTTAAACGCTTAAAACCTATTGATATAGAAGATGTAGAATCAGTTGAGTCTATCATCACTCGTTTTGCAACTGGTGCTATGAGTTATGGCTCTATTTCTGAAGAAGCACACACAACTTTAGCTATTGCCATGAACTCTATCGGAGCAAAAAGTAATACAGGAGAAGGTGGAGAAGACTCTTCTAGATTTGGAACTAACAAAAACTCTAAAATAAAACAAGTCGCATCTGGGCGTTTTGGAGTAACTGCAAACTATCTTATAAATGCAGAAGAACTTCAAATCAAACTTGCTCAAGGTGCAAAACCTGGAGAAGGTGGACAACTTCCTGGGCATAAAGTTGATGAGATTATAGGTAGAACACGACATTCTACTCCAGGAGTTGGTCTTATTTCTCCACCTCCTCATCATGATATTTACTCTATTGAAGATTTAAAACAGTTAATCCATGACCTTAAAAATGCAAACAAAGATGCAAGAATCAATACTAAACTAGTTTCTGAAGTTGGTGTTGGAACTATTGCCGCTGGTGTTGCAAAAGCTCACTCAGATGTTGTTTTGATTTCTGGTTTTGATGGAGGAACAGGTGCTTCACCTCAAACTTCCATAAAACACGCTGGGCTTCCTTGGGAGTTAGGACTTGCAGAAACTCACCAAACACTTGTAAAAAATGGTCTTCGCTCAAGAATAGTTCTCCAAACAGATGGACAACTTCGTACTGGTAGGGATATTGCAATAGCAACTCTTTTAGGTGCTGAAGAGTGGGGAGTAGCAACTGCTGCACTTATAGTTGAGGGCTGTATAATGATGAGAAAATGTCATCTAAATACTTGTCCTGTTGGAATCGCAACGCAAGACAAAGACCTTCGTGCAAAATACACAGGTAAACCTGAACATATCGTAAATTATATTAAATTTATAGCAAGAGAACTGCGTGAAGTCATGGCACAACTTGGATTTAAAACTATAAATGAAATGGTAGGAAGAACAGACAAACTAAAGGCAAAAGAAGGTGTTACTCACTGGAAAGCTAAGCATCTACAACTTGATAAACTGCTACATCGTGTTCATGTTAGAAGTGATGACACCTCTTACTGTACGAAAAAACAAGAACATGGCTTAGAAAATGCACTTGACAATAAATTAATAGATTTAGCTCAAAATGCTATAAAAAATAAAATACCTATAAAAGAGAATATAAAACTAAGAAATATCCATAGAACTGTTGGCACAATGCTCTCAGCAGAAGTAACTCGTAAATATGGAGAAGCTGGTTTAAGTGATGATA containing:
- the gltB gene encoding glutamate synthase large subunit produces the protein MQAKYLPTREGLYDPEFEHDACGVGFVAHLKGKTSHDIVKKGLTLLANLEHRGAVGAEKNSGDGAGILTQMPDKFLRRVLKEKDIDLPEFSHYAVGVVFLPKDPEAYAECKAIVEDCIEDLGQEFLGWRRVPTVNESLGETVKVIEPYIHQVIVKRNPDLEDAEAFERKLFVIRKYTQSKITSSQVRGTEYFYMPSMSYKTISYKGQLITEQLPLYFPDLNESDYESAIALVHSRFSTNTFPSWPLAQPFRYIAHNGEINTLRGNINWMRARQSMLKSKLFSDDELDKIYPYLINEAKGSDSSVLDNVIELLTLAGRPLPHVMMMMIPEAWRSQEMDESRRAFYEYHATFMEPWDGPASVAFTDGKVIGATLDRNGLRPSRYFLTKDDILVMASEQGALEFPSEDIVLKGRLQPGKMFLADLEKGEIISDDDIKAKITTSHDYAKWIEKQKINLDDLTLNKDVKQPNHKTILVRQKCFGYTQEDLKILLAPMANTAYEATGSMGNDASLSVLSNASTNLYNYFHQLFAQVTNPPIDPIREESVMSLISYIGPQGNLFQEVDEDRKFIKLQSPILTNEQFEKLSGINEFNFSAKTISILFDSTKSDSLKRALNSVLEQASDAVKAGHEVIILSTRGTNKTKAAIPSLLAVSAVHHALVDEGLRTNCGLVIETGEAREIHHFATLIGYGANAINPYLAFETIEDMRKRKMIDKGITPKMAEANYITAIGKGIYKIMSKMGISTIRSYTGAQIFEAVGLSQNLVDNYFKGTPTRLDGIDIDTIQEETLLCHKIAYPKEIIESNDLPYGGHYAYRQRGENHLFTPETIFLLQDSTKNNDYETYKKYAKLINDPQEGYISLRSLLDFKRLKPIDIEDVESVESIITRFATGAMSYGSISEEAHTTLAIAMNSIGAKSNTGEGGEDSSRFGTNKNSKIKQVASGRFGVTANYLINAEELQIKLAQGAKPGEGGQLPGHKVDEIIGRTRHSTPGVGLISPPPHHDIYSIEDLKQLIHDLKNANKDARINTKLVSEVGVGTIAAGVAKAHSDVVLISGFDGGTGASPQTSIKHAGLPWELGLAETHQTLVKNGLRSRIVLQTDGQLRTGRDIAIATLLGAEEWGVATAALIVEGCIMMRKCHLNTCPVGIATQDKDLRAKYTGKPEHIVNYIKFIARELREVMAQLGFKTINEMVGRTDKLKAKEGVTHWKAKHLQLDKLLHRVHVRSDDTSYCTKKQEHGLENALDNKLIDLAQNAIKNKIPIKENIKLRNIHRTVGTMLSAEVTRKYGEAGLSDDTIYFKATGSGGQSFGAFVTKGITFEIEGDANDYYGKGLCGGKLILYPPLNAIYEANENVILGNVAFYGATSGESYIYGLAGERFCVRNSGANVVVGAIGDHGCEYMTGGRVVILGEIGKNFAAGMSGGIAYIYDKNKTAKGRINQGSVDLDSIDNDTDEKELKSMIENYITYTNSKEAKEILANWEEAKNTFIKVMPVDYKRVLKEQAQKMREV